The proteins below come from a single Minwuia thermotolerans genomic window:
- a CDS encoding penicillin-binding protein activator, with the protein MRRFSIPYRRRVCALVLVAFAAAGCEQAQREEPTTATPEVATTPDPRPAPSTEPDKPALPGGLATGSLNDFETAAASDARMRKLVASGQPVRVALLAPLSGRAGTVGQMMLKAAQMAVFDQGADRLMLMPKDTESTPLGARTAAEAAVAEGAHIILGPLFGDHVPLVRDIAARNSIKVLAFSNDASKASDGALILGLTPETEIRRIVGFAARNGYSRFGALLPDSDYGRVVAENLREAAIDAGAAAERIYFYPAGAQASDDRLLNAARSFADYDARAAALERERARLRSRGDDISKQALRRLENLDTFGDPPFDAVLIAEPRSRLQTMAPLLAYYDIDPETVRYLGMSSWYGDGLETEPTLIGAWFPHPDPKLINAFSDRYRSEYGETPLDIAALAYGAVAMTADLVRTAQPGQNPFSADRLHNPDGFRAYLGAFRIGPDNTTDRQLSILRVTENGPTVIDEAPENFDLLIN; encoded by the coding sequence ATGAGACGATTTTCGATCCCCTACCGCCGCCGCGTATGCGCGCTTGTTCTCGTCGCCTTCGCCGCCGCCGGATGCGAGCAGGCGCAGCGGGAAGAACCTACCACGGCGACGCCCGAAGTGGCGACCACACCCGACCCGCGGCCCGCGCCTTCGACCGAACCCGACAAGCCGGCCCTGCCCGGCGGTCTGGCGACCGGCTCCCTGAACGACTTCGAGACCGCCGCCGCCAGCGACGCCCGCATGCGGAAACTTGTTGCATCCGGTCAGCCGGTGCGGGTGGCGTTGCTGGCGCCGCTCAGCGGCCGCGCCGGCACGGTCGGCCAGATGATGCTGAAGGCGGCGCAGATGGCCGTCTTCGACCAGGGCGCCGACCGGTTGATGCTGATGCCCAAGGACACGGAATCGACGCCGCTGGGCGCCCGGACCGCCGCCGAAGCCGCGGTCGCCGAGGGCGCGCACATCATTCTGGGCCCCCTGTTCGGCGATCACGTGCCCCTGGTGCGCGACATCGCCGCCCGCAACAGCATCAAGGTGCTGGCCTTCTCCAACGACGCCTCCAAGGCCTCGGACGGCGCATTGATCCTCGGCCTGACCCCCGAGACCGAGATAAGGCGCATCGTCGGCTTCGCCGCACGCAACGGCTATTCGCGGTTCGGTGCCCTGTTGCCGGATTCCGATTACGGCCGGGTGGTGGCCGAGAACCTGCGCGAGGCGGCCATCGACGCGGGCGCCGCCGCCGAACGGATCTACTTCTATCCCGCCGGCGCGCAGGCGAGCGACGATCGTCTGCTGAACGCCGCCAGGTCATTCGCCGACTACGACGCACGCGCGGCCGCGCTGGAGCGGGAGCGCGCCCGGCTCAGGAGCCGCGGCGACGATATCTCGAAGCAGGCGCTGAGGCGGCTGGAAAACCTGGACACCTTCGGCGACCCACCATTCGACGCCGTGCTGATCGCCGAGCCGCGCAGCCGGCTGCAGACCATGGCGCCGCTGCTTGCCTATTACGACATCGATCCGGAAACGGTGCGCTATCTGGGCATGAGCAGCTGGTACGGCGACGGCCTGGAGACGGAGCCGACGCTGATCGGCGCCTGGTTCCCCCACCCGGATCCGAAACTGATCAACGCCTTCAGCGACCGCTACCGCTCGGAGTACGGCGAGACGCCATTGGATATCGCAGCACTCGCCTATGGCGCCGTGGCGATGACGGCCGATCTGGTGCGCACCGCCCAGCCCGGTCAGAACCCGTTCTCGGCGGACCGGCTGCACAACCCGGACGGCTTCCGCGCCTATCTGGGCGCGTTCCGGATCGGACCGGACAACACCACCGATCGCCAGCTCTCGATCCTGCGGGTGACGGAGAACGGCCCGACGGTGATCGACGAAGCTCCGGAGAATTTCGATCTGCTGATCAACTGA
- a CDS encoding SDR family NAD(P)-dependent oxidoreductase: MAYQPFDLTGKVALITGGNGGIGLGFGEAIAAAGGDVSIWGRNDAKNAEALERLKAAGPGGTHTAFVCDVADEQDVDRRFAETLEAHGRVDGCFANAGVSARGTSFTEMTIEEWRHVMSVNMEGAFFTFRAATRHMVERSKNGDPFGRLVGTASLAALSGPARNEHYAFSKGGLVSMMNALAIEFARHGVTANAILPGWIETEMTEKAFADPRFHGNVMPRMPMRRWGRPEDFGGIAVYIMSEASGFHTAESFLIDGGYWVF, translated from the coding sequence ATGGCGTACCAGCCGTTCGATCTGACGGGCAAGGTGGCGTTGATCACCGGCGGCAATGGCGGCATCGGCCTGGGCTTCGGCGAGGCCATCGCCGCCGCCGGCGGCGATGTCTCGATCTGGGGCCGCAACGACGCCAAGAACGCCGAGGCGCTGGAACGGCTGAAGGCCGCCGGCCCCGGCGGCACGCACACGGCGTTCGTCTGCGACGTGGCCGACGAGCAGGATGTGGACAGGCGCTTCGCCGAAACGCTGGAGGCCCATGGCCGGGTCGACGGCTGCTTCGCCAATGCCGGCGTCTCGGCGCGCGGGACGTCCTTCACCGAGATGACGATCGAGGAATGGCGTCACGTCATGTCGGTCAACATGGAGGGCGCGTTCTTCACCTTCCGCGCTGCCACGCGGCACATGGTCGAGCGTTCGAAGAACGGCGACCCCTTCGGCCGGCTGGTCGGCACCGCCTCCCTTGCCGCGCTGTCCGGCCCCGCACGCAACGAACACTATGCCTTCTCCAAGGGGGGTCTCGTCTCGATGATGAACGCCCTGGCGATCGAGTTCGCGCGCCATGGCGTGACCGCCAACGCCATCCTGCCGGGCTGGATCGAGACGGAGATGACCGAAAAGGCCTTCGCCGATCCGCGTTTCCACGGCAATGTCATGCCGCGCATGCCCATGCGCCGTTGGGGCCGCCCGGAGGACTTCGGAGGCATCGCCGTCTACATCATGTCGGAGGCCTCCGGCTTCCACACCGCCGAGAGTTTCCTGATCGACGGCGGCTATTGGGTTTTCTGA